A DNA window from Ornithobacterium rhinotracheale DSM 15997 contains the following coding sequences:
- a CDS encoding CPBP family intramembrane glutamic endopeptidase, with product MKKNFFPNTILKVLALILFSFIFAGIGVFIIDNIVQEVSFASLNILMVFAILFPCLLVILYNKRKNTPITFFEKKYIKIGFLSVLFAPIILLLIDYALSIQLNYPSKKEVTFSALSVSVIAPIFEELYFRRIILNGLMQRYKKYHYIIAFIISNCLFTFVHSPEQYIFAFLAGTYLSFSFISTRNILFPIAIHIIFNSMNYFFR from the coding sequence ATGAAAAAGAATTTTTTCCCAAACACAATATTAAAAGTACTCGCTCTCATCCTATTTTCTTTCATTTTTGCTGGGATAGGTGTTTTCATAATAGACAATATCGTTCAAGAAGTCTCGTTTGCTTCTTTAAATATATTAATGGTATTTGCGATACTTTTCCCTTGCCTTTTGGTTATTTTATACAATAAAAGAAAAAATACCCCTATTACTTTCTTCGAAAAAAAATATATCAAAATAGGTTTTTTATCTGTTCTATTTGCTCCTATTATATTGCTACTCATAGATTATGCTTTATCAATCCAACTAAATTATCCAAGTAAAAAAGAAGTTACATTTTCAGCTTTAAGCGTTTCCGTAATAGCCCCTATTTTTGAAGAGTTATATTTTAGGAGAATTATCTTAAATGGACTGATGCAGCGTTATAAAAAATACCACTATATCATTGCTTTCATTATTTCCAATTGCCTTTTTACATTTGTCCATTCACCCGAGCAATACATTTTTGCATTTTTAGCAGGAACTTATTTAAGTTTTTCTTTTATCTCCACGAGAAATATTTTATTCCCTATTGCCATTCATATCATTTTTAATTCTATGAATTATTTTTTTAGATGA
- a CDS encoding ABC transporter ATP-binding protein gives MIKIDRLNKNFGNNEVLKDISLEFLEGNIYGIVGENGAGKTTLFRCIAGLESYSGEILSENKPLKNHLGYLETEPFFYSRITGKEYIQLLCNARNKKVNIDEKNIFGLPLEQYASTYSTGMKKKLALTAILLQENKYYILDEPFNGIDIQSSIILVDIILKLKELNKIVLISSHIFSTLVDTCDKIIFLNKGQEPRIIQKSDFKDLEKEMKSKLILKGVEDIFK, from the coding sequence ATGATTAAGATAGATAGATTAAACAAAAACTTTGGAAATAACGAAGTTTTAAAGGATATTTCGCTAGAGTTTTTAGAAGGAAATATTTATGGAATTGTAGGAGAAAATGGAGCAGGCAAAACAACTTTATTTAGATGTATCGCTGGGCTAGAGAGTTATAGTGGAGAAATATTATCAGAAAATAAACCTCTTAAAAACCATTTGGGCTATCTCGAAACAGAGCCATTCTTTTATTCAAGAATAACGGGTAAAGAGTACATTCAACTTTTGTGCAATGCTAGAAATAAGAAAGTTAATATAGACGAAAAAAATATTTTCGGTCTTCCCTTGGAGCAGTACGCATCCACATACTCAACGGGAATGAAAAAGAAATTAGCCTTAACTGCAATTTTACTTCAAGAAAATAAATATTATATCTTAGACGAGCCATTTAATGGCATAGATATTCAGAGCAGTATTATACTTGTGGATATAATTTTAAAACTAAAAGAATTAAACAAAATAGTATTGATTTCATCTCATATATTTTCTACGCTTGTAGATACTTGTGATAAAATCATTTTTCTAAATAAAGGGCAAGAGCCAAGAATAATTCAAAAGTCTGATTTTAAAGACTTAGAAAAAGAAATGAAATCAAAATTAATTTTAAAAGGCGTTGAAGATATCTTTAAATAA
- a CDS encoding DUF7935 family protein, which yields MEIIRMLLYLVPMLFLGAIFYLLIDKYFSAQKLQTPQNVKNNEITSHRLQAYERMALFLERIRPTNLVRRIELSNSLEEYEYALVHSIQEEYDHNLSQQIYILPDTWKIIFSTKNATQNFIKQCKDTLKPNASAEDLQTMILKKSVEGSEPFSGALLQLQSDVQSGFRDL from the coding sequence ATGGAAATTATTCGCATGCTTTTATATTTAGTACCCATGCTTTTTTTAGGTGCTATTTTTTATCTTTTGATTGATAAATATTTCTCGGCACAAAAACTTCAAACACCGCAAAATGTGAAAAACAACGAAATCACCTCTCACCGATTGCAGGCGTATGAACGCATGGCTCTCTTTTTAGAGAGGATACGACCAACTAATTTGGTGCGAAGAATTGAGCTAAGCAACTCGCTAGAAGAGTATGAATACGCTCTGGTGCATTCTATACAAGAAGAGTATGACCATAATTTAAGCCAACAGATTTACATCTTGCCCGATACTTGGAAAATCATTTTTTCGACTAAAAATGCCACGCAAAACTTTATAAAACAATGCAAAGACACGCTCAAGCCAAACGCTTCTGCCGAAGATTTGCAAACAATGATTCTCAAAAAATCGGTGGAAGGTAGCGAACCTTTTTCGGGTGCGCTTTTGCAACTACAAAGCGATGTTCAGTCGGGGTTTAGGGATTTATGA
- the rocD gene encoding ornithine--oxo-acid transaminase, translating into MANYTSQELIELENQYGAHNYHPLPVVLERGQGVYAWDVEGKKYFDFLSAYSAVNQGHCHPRIVEATKKQAEKLCLTSRAFHNSELGKYEKLLAELMNMDRVLPMNSGAEAVETALKITRKWGYEKKGVPAEQGIIVVANGNFHGRTTTIISFSNDENAREHFGPYTPGFISVSYDDAEALQKVLEENPNVVGFLVEPIQGEAGVYVPKDGYLKACADLCKKHNVLFIADEIQTGIARTGKMLACDHEGVKPDVLTLGKALSGGFYPVSAVLAKDEVMEVLHPGQHGSTFGGNPLACAIATEALQVVIDEKLAENADQMGIFFREEMQKIIDKHSDLVTLVRGKGLLNAIVINDTEDSDTAWELCLAMKENGLLAKPTHGNIIRFAPPLVINKAQLTQCLEIIEKSIREFSKNDNKV; encoded by the coding sequence ATGGCAAATTACACATCGCAAGAATTAATAGAATTAGAAAATCAATATGGAGCACACAACTATCACCCGCTACCCGTAGTGTTAGAGCGGGGACAAGGCGTGTATGCGTGGGATGTGGAGGGGAAGAAATATTTTGATTTTCTTTCGGCATATTCTGCGGTAAATCAAGGGCACTGCCACCCACGCATTGTGGAGGCGACCAAGAAACAAGCCGAAAAGCTTTGCCTCACTTCGCGAGCTTTTCATAATTCAGAATTGGGAAAATACGAAAAATTATTGGCAGAACTCATGAATATGGATCGTGTGTTGCCGATGAATTCTGGAGCCGAAGCGGTAGAAACGGCTTTGAAAATTACTCGAAAATGGGGCTATGAGAAAAAAGGCGTTCCTGCTGAGCAGGGCATTATTGTTGTGGCTAACGGGAATTTCCATGGGCGCACGACTACGATAATTTCTTTCTCTAATGATGAAAATGCGAGAGAGCATTTCGGGCCTTATACGCCAGGATTTATTTCTGTGTCTTATGACGATGCAGAGGCTTTGCAAAAAGTTTTGGAAGAAAATCCCAATGTAGTAGGTTTTCTCGTAGAGCCAATTCAGGGCGAGGCAGGCGTGTATGTGCCAAAAGATGGTTACTTGAAAGCCTGTGCCGATTTGTGTAAAAAGCATAATGTACTTTTCATTGCAGATGAAATTCAGACAGGAATTGCCCGCACTGGTAAAATGCTTGCTTGCGATCACGAGGGCGTAAAACCCGATGTGCTCACACTTGGCAAGGCACTTTCTGGAGGATTTTATCCCGTTTCGGCGGTGTTGGCAAAAGATGAGGTAATGGAGGTGTTGCACCCAGGGCAGCATGGATCTACTTTCGGCGGAAATCCATTGGCATGTGCCATAGCCACCGAGGCGTTGCAAGTTGTAATTGATGAGAAATTAGCCGAAAATGCCGATCAAATGGGGATTTTCTTTAGAGAAGAAATGCAGAAAATCATCGATAAACACAGCGATTTAGTTACCTTGGTTAGAGGAAAAGGATTGCTCAATGCCATCGTTATCAACGATACTGAAGACAGCGACACAGCATGGGAGCTATGTTTAGCCATGAAAGAAAACGGATTGCTTGCCAAACCTACGCACGGAAACATCATTCGTTTTGCGCCGCCACTTGTTATTAATAAAGCGCAACTCACTCAATGTTTAGAAATTATAGAAAAAAGCATTAGAGAATTTTCTAAAAATGATAATAAGGTGTAA
- a CDS encoding TIGR01777 family oxidoreductase, which yields MKIVISGGTGYLGSLLVDYYKTKADVYVLTRSIKKDLPASVKQVVWDAKNVGDWSECLENADALINLAGKNINTRMTEKNKQEILQSRIASTEALGKAIEECKNPPKMWLNASSVAIYDESRREEKTEFSELNGTDFLSEVSRKWEMAFYRYAEGKTKKVVFRISLVLGDHKGSALHSLKKLVQFGGGGKAGNGTQMVSWVSEKDFVRAISYIVKHELEGDFNIANGSAVSNKLLMEMLRKKYNRSFGLSAPKLLIKLGGEVIGTPPELILRSQNVIPKRLWKAGFNFLHESVLDI from the coding sequence ATGAAAATTGTAATTTCTGGCGGAACGGGTTATTTAGGCAGTTTGCTTGTCGATTATTATAAAACCAAGGCAGATGTTTATGTGCTCACGCGAAGCATTAAAAAAGATTTGCCAGCATCGGTAAAGCAAGTGGTGTGGGATGCCAAAAATGTAGGCGACTGGAGCGAATGTTTAGAAAACGCCGATGCGCTGATTAACTTGGCAGGGAAAAACATCAACACCCGAATGACCGAAAAAAATAAGCAAGAAATTTTACAATCAAGGATAGCCTCTACCGAGGCACTGGGCAAAGCGATTGAAGAATGCAAAAATCCACCTAAAATGTGGCTAAATGCATCTTCGGTAGCGATTTATGATGAAAGTAGAAGAGAAGAAAAAACAGAATTTTCAGAATTAAACGGCACCGATTTTTTATCTGAAGTCAGCCGAAAGTGGGAAATGGCATTTTACCGTTATGCCGAAGGAAAAACCAAAAAAGTGGTATTTAGAATCTCACTTGTTTTGGGCGACCATAAAGGAAGTGCATTGCATTCGCTCAAAAAACTTGTTCAGTTTGGGGGCGGGGGCAAAGCTGGTAACGGAACGCAAATGGTGAGCTGGGTGAGCGAAAAAGATTTTGTGCGAGCTATTTCTTACATCGTAAAACACGAATTGGAGGGCGATTTCAATATTGCTAATGGCAGTGCCGTCAGCAATAAATTATTGATGGAAATGCTACGCAAGAAATACAATCGCTCGTTTGGGCTTTCTGCTCCTAAGCTTTTAATTAAATTAGGGGGCGAAGTCATCGGCACACCGCCAGAGTTGATTTTAAGGAGTCAGAATGTAATCCCTAAACGATTGTGGAAGGCTGGTTTTAACTTCTTGCACGAATCCGTTTTAGATATTTAA
- a CDS encoding SPOR domain-containing protein has product MKKFLSLFICLYIGVSFGQISVVDSISGGSYTIEANQVIDSLISKEASQKCLKSKTNLDTPKKESENFDICARTPKVKGYRIQIRYTKDRSLANSVINEFKRNFPDLSSEMVYTRPDYRVLVGEYFTKRSAATDMARIKKKYPGAFFVQWAVWCRRAK; this is encoded by the coding sequence ATGAAAAAGTTTTTGTCTTTATTTATATGCCTTTACATCGGGGTGAGCTTTGGGCAAATCTCGGTTGTAGATAGCATATCTGGTGGTTCTTACACCATTGAGGCTAATCAAGTGATTGATTCTCTTATTTCAAAAGAGGCGAGCCAAAAGTGCTTAAAAAGCAAAACGAATTTGGACACACCTAAGAAAGAAAGTGAGAATTTTGATATTTGTGCAAGAACTCCAAAGGTGAAAGGATACAGAATTCAAATTCGATACACAAAGGATAGAAGCCTTGCAAATAGTGTGATAAATGAATTTAAAAGAAATTTCCCAGATTTATCTTCTGAAATGGTGTACACTCGCCCAGACTATCGTGTGCTTGTGGGAGAATACTTTACTAAGCGTTCTGCCGCAACAGATATGGCTCGCATTAAGAAAAAATACCCTGGGGCATTTTTCGTGCAATGGGCAGTATGGTGCCGTAGAGCAAAATAA